In Myxococcus stipitatus, the following are encoded in one genomic region:
- a CDS encoding RtcB family protein: protein MNRDQVSYEVLSDDAGRPIKSWTVGVPFEDEAKKQLRNVRGLPFIHKWVAVMPDVHRGYGATVGSVVPTVGAVVPAAVGVDIGCGMIAVRTTLRADQLPDSLRGVRSAIERAVPHGRSDNGGRNDVGAWRVAPASHQQAWARLVEGYDRIVAKHPRIGRGPELAHLGTLGTGNHFIELCLDESDGVWLMLHSGSRGVGNRIGSYFIELAKEDMRRWYINLPDADLAYLPEGTEHFDDYVFAVSWAQDFAATNREMMLKGAVDALQLSGELPPFELSDSAVNCHHNYVAREHHFGKNCFVTRKGAVRAREGDLGIIPGSMGARSYIVRGKGNADSFHSCSHGAGRVMSREAAKRRFTLADHEKATAGIECRKDVDVIDETPAAYKPIDAVMAAQSDLVEVVHTLKQVVCVKG from the coding sequence ATGAATCGCGACCAGGTGAGCTACGAGGTGCTGTCGGACGACGCGGGACGCCCCATCAAGTCGTGGACGGTGGGTGTGCCGTTCGAGGACGAGGCCAAGAAGCAGCTCCGGAACGTGCGTGGCCTGCCCTTCATCCACAAGTGGGTGGCGGTGATGCCGGACGTGCACCGTGGTTACGGCGCGACGGTGGGGAGCGTGGTGCCGACGGTGGGCGCGGTGGTGCCGGCGGCGGTGGGGGTGGATATCGGCTGCGGAATGATTGCGGTTCGCACGACGCTGCGCGCGGACCAGTTGCCGGACTCGCTGCGGGGGGTGCGCTCGGCCATCGAGCGAGCGGTGCCGCATGGCCGCTCGGATAACGGTGGCCGCAACGACGTCGGCGCGTGGCGTGTGGCGCCGGCTTCGCATCAGCAGGCGTGGGCGCGACTGGTCGAAGGGTATGACCGCATCGTCGCCAAGCATCCGCGCATCGGCCGCGGGCCGGAGCTGGCGCACCTGGGGACGCTCGGCACGGGGAACCACTTCATCGAGCTGTGCCTGGACGAGTCGGATGGCGTGTGGCTGATGTTGCACTCCGGCTCGCGTGGGGTGGGTAACCGCATCGGGAGCTACTTCATCGAGCTGGCGAAGGAGGACATGCGCCGCTGGTACATCAACCTCCCCGACGCGGACCTGGCGTACCTGCCGGAGGGGACGGAGCACTTCGATGATTACGTCTTCGCGGTGAGCTGGGCGCAGGACTTCGCGGCGACGAACCGGGAGATGATGCTGAAGGGCGCGGTGGATGCGCTTCAGTTGAGCGGTGAGCTTCCTCCGTTCGAGCTGTCCGACTCGGCGGTGAACTGCCACCACAACTACGTGGCGCGTGAGCACCACTTCGGAAAGAACTGCTTCGTGACGCGCAAGGGGGCGGTGCGGGCGCGCGAGGGGGACCTCGGCATCATCCCCGGCAGCATGGGGGCGCGTTCGTACATCGTCCGCGGGAAGGGGAACGCGGACAGCTTCCACTCCTGCAGCCACGGCGCGGGCCGGGTGATGTCGCGTGAGGCGGCGAAGCGGCGCTTCACGTTGGCGGACCACGAGAAGGCGACGGCGGGCATCGAGTGCCGCAAGGACGTGGATGTGATTGACGAGACGCCGGCGGCGTACAAGCCCATCGACGCGGTGATGGCGGCGCAGTCGGACCTGGTCGAAGTGGTCCACACGCTCAAGCAGGTCGTCTGCGTGAAGGGGTAG
- the rtcA gene encoding RNA 3'-terminal phosphate cyclase: MLRIDGSKGEGGGQVLRTSLALSLVTGTPFTMTNIRAGRAKPGLLRQHLTAVKAAEAVGAAEVSGAELGSRELTFRPRTIAAGNYHFAVGTAGSATLVFQTVLPALLHAAEPSTLVLEGGTHNPAAPPFDFLTRAYLPLLRKMGPEVSVSLERPGFFPAGGGKFRADIQPRAMKPLSLVERGRVLRREAKAVVAMIPFDVAKREMETAGALLKWRPDELRVEELKRTACPGNVLVVEVESEHVTEVFTGFGERGKRAEVVAREVALEVNRYLDAEVPVGEHLCDQFLLLCALARGGSFRTVPLDGHAETQIETMAHFLDVKVDVREVSREVREVVVRG; this comes from the coding sequence ATGTTGCGCATCGATGGTTCCAAGGGAGAGGGCGGCGGGCAGGTGTTGCGCACGTCGCTGGCGTTGTCGTTGGTGACGGGGACCCCGTTCACGATGACGAACATTCGCGCGGGGCGAGCAAAGCCAGGGCTCCTGCGTCAGCATCTGACGGCCGTGAAGGCGGCGGAGGCGGTGGGCGCGGCCGAGGTGTCCGGCGCGGAGCTGGGCTCTCGAGAGCTGACCTTCCGTCCGCGCACGATTGCCGCGGGCAACTATCACTTCGCGGTGGGCACGGCGGGTAGCGCGACGCTGGTATTCCAGACGGTGCTGCCCGCGCTGTTGCACGCGGCGGAACCCTCCACGTTGGTCCTGGAGGGAGGCACGCACAATCCCGCGGCGCCGCCGTTCGACTTCCTCACCCGAGCGTATCTGCCGCTCTTGCGAAAGATGGGACCGGAGGTCTCGGTCTCACTGGAGCGCCCGGGCTTCTTCCCCGCGGGGGGCGGGAAGTTCCGCGCGGACATCCAACCTCGGGCGATGAAGCCCCTCTCGCTTGTGGAACGCGGGCGGGTGCTGCGCCGCGAGGCGAAGGCCGTGGTGGCGATGATTCCCTTCGACGTGGCGAAGCGGGAGATGGAGACCGCGGGGGCGCTGCTCAAGTGGCGGCCAGACGAGCTGCGAGTGGAGGAACTCAAGCGCACGGCCTGTCCCGGCAACGTGCTGGTGGTGGAGGTGGAGAGCGAGCACGTCACCGAGGTCTTCACGGGCTTCGGTGAGCGAGGCAAGCGCGCGGAGGTGGTGGCGAGGGAGGTGGCCTTGGAGGTGAATCGCTATCTGGACGCCGAAGTGCCGGTGGGCGAGCACCTGTGTGACCAGTTCCTCCTCCTGTGTGCGCTGGCGCGGGGTGGGTCGTTCCGCACGGTGCCGCTGGACGGCCATGCGGAGACGCAAATCGAGACGATGGCGCACTTCCTCGATGTGAAAGTGGACGTGCGTGAGGTGTCTCGAGAGGTCCGCGAGGTGGTGGTGCGCGGCTGA
- a CDS encoding sigma-54 dependent transcriptional regulator, whose product MASPQPLLLVDDDAAFRKVYGKLLRDAGHEVVEAGDRPSARATFEARAFPIVLLDLMLPPDGSVSAGLEGLAALLDARPGTKVIVISGVGDTRHSLEAIRLGAYDFLTKPVDPDVLLVVVQRALARVALERQVEALRTSLAQASKDSAMVGQSASFLASLSLAERVATSDLPVLITGENGTGKELLARTVHLKSRRQAGPFIPVNCGALPETLLESALFGHVKGSFTGATRDHRGLFAEADGGTLFLDELGDMTPALQVKVLRALETGDILPVGADRPVRVDVRLISATHRDLGRMLQEGTFREDLYWRVKGVEVRLPPLRERALDLPLLAKHFLNQCAHLCPDGRARLLSDAAAEALAAHGWPGNLRELRHEMQRATVLAGERRELQPEDLSFTGSERPRASPAGATTLAAKVEALERREIEEALKRHGGNRTHSAEALGLSRQGLLKKLERYGLT is encoded by the coding sequence ATGGCCTCTCCCCAGCCGCTGCTGCTCGTCGACGACGATGCCGCCTTCCGCAAGGTCTACGGCAAGCTGCTGCGAGACGCGGGGCACGAAGTGGTGGAGGCGGGTGACCGTCCCTCCGCCCGCGCCACGTTCGAGGCGAGGGCGTTCCCCATCGTCCTGCTGGACCTGATGCTGCCTCCAGACGGCAGCGTGTCCGCGGGGCTGGAGGGACTGGCCGCGCTGCTCGACGCCCGGCCCGGCACCAAGGTCATCGTCATCTCCGGCGTGGGGGACACTCGCCACTCGTTGGAGGCGATTCGCCTGGGGGCGTACGACTTCCTCACCAAGCCGGTGGACCCGGACGTGCTCCTGGTCGTCGTGCAACGCGCGCTGGCCCGCGTGGCGCTGGAGCGGCAGGTCGAGGCGCTGCGGACCTCGCTGGCGCAGGCGTCGAAGGACTCGGCCATGGTGGGGCAGAGCGCGTCGTTCCTGGCCTCCCTGTCGCTCGCCGAGCGGGTGGCCACCAGCGACCTGCCCGTGCTCATCACCGGGGAGAACGGCACCGGCAAGGAGCTGCTCGCGCGAACGGTGCACCTCAAGAGCCGTCGCCAGGCCGGGCCCTTCATTCCGGTCAACTGCGGCGCGCTTCCCGAGACGTTGTTGGAGAGCGCGCTCTTCGGCCACGTGAAGGGCAGCTTCACCGGGGCGACCCGCGACCACCGGGGCCTCTTCGCGGAGGCCGATGGGGGCACGCTCTTCCTGGACGAACTGGGCGACATGACGCCCGCCCTTCAGGTGAAGGTGCTGCGCGCGCTGGAGACCGGGGACATCCTGCCCGTGGGCGCGGACCGCCCGGTGCGAGTGGACGTGCGCCTCATCTCCGCGACTCACCGGGACCTGGGGCGCATGCTCCAGGAGGGGACGTTCCGCGAAGACCTCTACTGGCGCGTCAAGGGCGTGGAGGTGCGGCTGCCGCCTCTGCGCGAGCGCGCCCTGGACCTGCCGCTGTTGGCCAAGCACTTCCTCAACCAGTGCGCGCACCTGTGTCCGGACGGACGGGCCCGGCTGTTGTCGGATGCCGCCGCGGAGGCGCTCGCGGCGCATGGGTGGCCGGGCAACCTGCGCGAGCTGCGGCACGAGATGCAGCGCGCGACGGTGCTGGCGGGAGAGCGTCGTGAGCTCCAGCCCGAGGACCTGTCCTTCACGGGAAGCGAGCGTCCGCGAGCAAGCCCCGCGGGCGCCACCACGCTGGCCGCGAAGGTGGAGGCGCTGGAGCGCCGCGAAATCGAGGAGGCCCTCAAGCGCCACGGTGGCAACCGCACGCATTCGGCGGAGGCACTGGGCCTGTCACGCCAGGGGCTCCTCAAGAAGTTGGAGCGCTACGGCCTGACGTGA
- a CDS encoding helix-turn-helix domain-containing protein, translating into MREARDARYFQRLLAVKLVAEGKSVGEVARLCALSRPIVYRWLERYLQSREPQALLDCPRAGRPRSAPSLSDARLRSLVQQSPQEAGWATHGWTVPLLCTHLHQQGIDVSPRTLRRRLHEAGLRWKRPRYVYVTRAPHLGQKKGALSAV; encoded by the coding sequence TTGCGCGAGGCTCGCGACGCCCGCTACTTCCAGCGATTGTTGGCTGTGAAGCTCGTGGCCGAGGGGAAGTCGGTGGGAGAGGTCGCGCGCCTGTGCGCCCTGAGCCGGCCCATCGTCTATCGCTGGCTGGAGCGATACCTGCAGTCGCGCGAGCCCCAGGCGCTGCTGGATTGCCCACGCGCAGGGCGTCCCCGCAGCGCCCCGAGCTTGAGCGATGCACGACTGCGCAGTCTGGTCCAACAGAGCCCGCAAGAGGCTGGCTGGGCGACCCACGGCTGGACGGTGCCGCTGCTGTGCACACACCTTCATCAGCAGGGCATCGACGTGTCGCCGCGCACCTTGCGTCGCCGGTTGCATGAGGCGGGCTTGCGCTGGAAGCGGCCCCGGTACGTCTACGTGACGCGTGCACCCCACCTGGGGCAGAAAAAGGGGGCCTTGTCCGCCGTCTGA
- a CDS encoding transposase, whose translation MDSTVLRWFPPLRAAWAPVGKQAEVLITGENAKRTLWGAINPRTGHRVVATSQRGQQEDFMAFLRQLRLAYPGRPVLLLLDQASCHTAQRSQALAARLDIHLLWLPKQRPELNAMDHVWRALKLHISANRQYPSVDDHIDAAVLWVLSLTPIQALRKAGILAEGFWLWDLLENFWLPT comes from the coding sequence CTGGACAGCACGGTGCTGCGCTGGTTTCCACCCCTGCGCGCGGCGTGGGCTCCGGTAGGCAAACAAGCCGAAGTGCTCATCACCGGCGAAAATGCCAAACGCACCTTGTGGGGAGCCATCAATCCACGGACTGGCCACCGCGTCGTAGCCACCAGCCAGCGGGGGCAGCAAGAGGACTTCATGGCCTTCCTGCGCCAACTTCGCCTTGCTTACCCGGGCCGCCCGGTGCTGCTGCTCCTGGACCAGGCCAGTTGCCACACCGCTCAGCGGTCGCAAGCGCTCGCAGCGCGACTGGACATCCACCTGCTCTGGTTGCCCAAACAACGTCCCGAGCTCAACGCCATGGACCATGTTTGGAGAGCGCTGAAGCTGCACATCTCGGCCAATCGCCAGTACCCCAGCGTCGATGACCACATCGACGCCGCCGTCCTGTGGGTGCTCTCGCTCACTCCCATACAGGCCCTCCGCAAGGCGGGTATTCTCGCGGAGGGTTTCTGGCTGTGGGATTTGTTAGAGAACTTCTGGCTACCTACTTAG